From Lagenorhynchus albirostris chromosome 15, mLagAlb1.1, whole genome shotgun sequence, one genomic window encodes:
- the C15H20orf202 gene encoding uncharacterized protein C20orf202 homolog has translation MKTAEEPTSSLGQTLEWLRKELAEMQVQDQRLLLTLKHLHSVLQELRAESAHWEDARSSGGASPIRPRAGSEGRGHQPFSSRGLAQLLQGADSRRSSLP, from the exons ATGAAAACAGCAGAAGAGCCAACCTCAAGTCTTGGGCAGACCCTGGAGTGGCTGAGAAAGGAGCTG GCTGAGATGCAGGTCCAAGACCAGAGACTTCTGCTCACGCTGAAGCATCTTCACAGTGTCCTGCAGGAGCTGCGTGCGGAGAGTGCCCACTGGGAGGATGCCAGATCCAGTGGCGGAGCCTCCCCCATCAGACCTCGGGCGGGCTCTGAAGGCAGGGGCCACCAGCCCTTTTCCTCCAGGGGCCTGGCCCAGCTCCTCCAAGGGGCAGACAGCAGACGAAGCTCCCTCCCTTAA